A window of Variovorax paradoxus genomic DNA:
GAGGCTGTCGGGCAGGCGCGTGTTGGCCTGCAGGATGGCCAGCACGTCGGCGTCGAGTTCGCCATGGCGCACGATGCGCACCGGCGGGATCTGTACCGCTTCCTGCCAGCACTCGGTGGCAGCGGGGTTGTAGTTTCCCGGTACCGCACCGCCCACGTCGTGCCAGTGCGCGGCGGAGGCCATGTAGCAGTACAGCCTGCCGTTGCGGAAGAAGGGCTTCACGAGCTTGAAGTCGTTGGCGTGCGTGCCGCCGTCGTAGGCATCGTTGCTGATCCAGATGTCACCGTCCTTCATGCCGCCGCGCGGTTCGGCCGCCCTGGCCGTGGCGCGCACCGCAAAGGCCATGGCACCCACGAACACCGGAAGGCCCGACTTGCCCTGCACCAGGGTGTCGCCGGTGAAGGCGTCGTAGAGGCCGTGGCAGGCGTCGTGCGCCTCGGCAATGATGGGGTTGAACGCGCTGCGGTAGAGCGTGGCGTCCATTTCGTCGGCCACCTGCTCCAGGCGGCCGCGCAGCACGGCGAGCGTGACGGGGTCGAGTGTGTCGGTCATTGTTCAGTCCACCTTTGCGCCGCTGGTCTTGACGACCTTGGCCCATTTTTCGATCTCGCGTTTGACGTGGGCGGCGAATTCCGCTTGCGTCGAGCCGACTGGCTCCGCGCCGAGGGCCACGAGCTTTTCCCGCACGTCGGGCAGCTTCAGGATGCGCTGCACCTCGGCGGAGAGCTTGTCGACCACCGGCTGCGGCGTGCCCCTGGGCGCGAACAGGCCCGACCACGCATCCGCATAGAAGCCTGGGTAGGTTTCCGAGATGGTCGGAAGGTCCGGCAGCGACGGTGCACGCCGCAGGCTGGTCAGTGCAATGGCGCGCAGCTTGCCCGCCTTGATGTGCGGCAGGGCCGAGGGCAACCCGTCGACCATCATCTGCACCTGGCCGGCCAGCAGGTCGGACACCGCCGGCGCGCTGCCCTTGTAGGGCACGTGCGTGATATCGACGCCGGCGTCGGACTTGAGCATTTCCATGCCCAGATGCGCCGCGGTGCCGTTGCCGAGCGACGCGTAATTCAGCTTGCCGGGCTCCTTCTTCGCGAGGGCCACCAGCTCGGCCAGGTTCTTGACGGGCACCGACGGATGCACCACCAGCACATTGGGGACCACGGCGACCTGGCTGATGGCGACGAAGTCGGTCACCGGGTCGTAGGGCATCTTGCTGTAGAGCGACGCATTGATGGCGTGCGAGCCTGTCACGCCCATCACCAGCGTGTACCCATCGGCCGGCGACTTGGCGACGAGGTCGGAGCCCACGTTGCCGCCCGCGCCCGCGCGGTTGTCGACCAGCACGGGCTGGCCCCAGTGCTCGCTCATCTTCACCGCGACAAGGCGCGCGGCCGCATCGGTCGCGCCGCCCGGCGGGAACGGCACGACGATGCGGATCGCCTTGCTCGGAAAGTCGCTCGCCTGGGCGGCGGCGGCCAGCGGCAGGCACACGAGCAGTGTGCTCACGAGGCAGCGCAGAAGTTTCATGATGGGGTGGAAGTTGGAGTGAAGTGATTCGTCAGCCGGCGAGCTGCTGCCACAGTGCACCGAGGGGGGTTCCGGCCGGCGCGTCGAGCACGCTGTCGCAAAAGTGCGCGGCCTTCGGGCCCACGACGCCGTGCGCAGCGTCAAGCGTTGCGTAGTGCGCGAATTTGGCGGTGAGCGCCGCGCGGTCGAGCGGATAGGCCGCATCGCCGGCGATGGTGCCGACGCTTTCCTCGAACCCGCCGCCGGCATGCGCCACCGAGAGCGTCGCACCGCGCTGCTTGCGCGCCGTCAGGTCCGCATCTGTTTCCAGCACGACCAGCGCCTCGAGCCTCCGCAGCTCGGGGTCGTCGAAACGCGGCGCGGCATAGACCGAGGGATCGACGTCGCCGAAGCGCAGCATGGCCGCGATACCGAACGAGAGGCTGAACTGCGCCTGGATCGGCGTGTGCGGCGCGCGGTTGCCGCAATAGACGATGGCCTCGTCGTACACCTTGAGCGCGATGCGGTGAATGCCGCGCGTCTCGCGCCCCAGCTGCTCACGGATCCGGCGCGCAGCGGTCGCACCGTAGTGCACGTGGCGCACGGCCGCAAAGGGCTTGAGGTAGGCGTCTCGCAGCAACAGTGTTTGCGCGTCGGGCAGCGGCTGGGCGGAAGCAGCCGAGTGCGTGAGCGCATAGTGAGCCAGCGCGCCGGCCGGCGCGTCGATGCCCGCCGCGCTCGCAAAGGCCGCCTGCAACCCCGACGACGCGCTGTGGCCCAGGTAGGTGTTGCGCGCGGTGCGGCCTTGCTGCACCGGCAGGTAAAGGCTCGTGGCGAGCTGGCAGGCCGCGATGTCGATGGCCTGCACGATGCCTTCCGGCGCCAGGCCAAGCAGTCGCGCCACCCCAGCGGCAACGCCCAGAGCGGGCCAGTTGGCATCGACATGCATGCCGGGCCGGATGCGCAGCCAGGCGCCGCAGCGCGCACCGACCTCGTAGCCGAGCACGAAGGCCTCGATGAATTCACCCAGACCGGCACCACGGCGCAATGCGAGCGGCAGCAATGCCGCCACCAAAGGCACGCCGGGGCGGCCATGCGCAAGTGCGTGGCCTTCGCAGGCTTCGTCCCAGGTCGCGGCCATGGCCAGCACCTGAGCGGCGGCCTGCACGCCCATCGCCGGGCCACCGGGGAAAGAAAAATCGCCGGGTTCGCAGGCTGCGAGCGCGGCTTCGAGGCGCCGGACTTCATCCGCATGCCGACCCGCGAGCGCACAGCCGAGCGTGTCGACCAGCAGGCGCCGGGCCTGCAGCGCCGCTTCTGGAGTGGCGGGTTGCGCCGCGTGCAGCGCGACTGTTTCCCGCAGCACCGCGCGTTGGGGGTCTTCGTCAGTGCGCATCGACTTCTTTCCTTGCGGCCATGCGCTGGCGCAGCAACCGCAGCAGGCCGCCCGCATCGACCATTTCCATCAGGAAGTCCGGCACGGGTTCGCAGGCGAGCGCGCGTGCGCCGGCGGTATGCAAGGCGGGCGTCCGGGTGTCGAGTGTGATGCTTTCGCCCTCCTCGAGCGTCTCGGCTTCGGCGCAAGTCAGCAGCAGCAGCCCCACGTTGAAGGCGTTGCGGAAATACAGGCCGCTGTACGAGGGCGCGATCACCGCGGCCACGCCCAGCTGCACGAGCACGGCGGCGGCCTGCTCGCGCGAGGAGCCGATGCCGAAGTTGGGCCCCGCCACGATCACGTCGCCAGGGCGCACCTGCGCGGCGAACTCGGGGCGGATGGCTTCGAGACAGTGCTTCGCGATGACGTCGACGCCGTGCTTCATCGCATGACCGGGCGCGAGCGCGTCGGTGTCGATGTCGGCGCCCACGCGCCAGACGCGATGCACGGGTCGGCCGGTGGTCGTGAGCATGTTCATGCCAGCACCTCCCGCGGATCGGTCACGCGGCCGCGCAGCGCGGCAGCCGCCACGGTGTAGGGCGAGCCCAGGTACACCTGCGCGGTCGGCGAGCCCATGCGGCCCTTGAAGTTGCGCGCCGTGGTGGAGATGACGGTCACGTCGTCGCCCATCGGATCGCCATAACCCGAGCAGGCGCCGCAGGCGGTCGGAAACAGTTCGGCGCCGGCGTCCATCAGCACCTGAAGCACGCCTTCTTCGCGCGCCTGCTCCTGGTCCTGGATGCTGGCGGGCGCGACGATCAGGCGAATGCCCGCCGCCACCTTGTGCCCGCGCAGCACCTGTGCCGCGGCGCGCAGGTCGTCGAGCTTGGCGCCGGTGCAGGCGCCGATGTAGGCCACGTCGACCGGTGTGTCCGCGTAGCGGCTCACGCCGTGCGAATTGGCCGGGCTGTGAGGCGCGGCAATGTGCGGCTCCAGCGCACTGGCGTCGAAACGGTGGCGCGTGAGATCGGCGCCCTCGTCGGTGAACCACGGCGTCATGTCGACAGGCGGCGCGCCGGCCTGCGCGAGGAACGCGGCAGTGGTGGCGTCGGGCGCGATCAGTCCCGCCTGCGCGCCGAGTTCGGCGCTCATGTTGGACAGCGTCATGCGTTCCTGCATCGACAGCGCCATGACGGCCGGACCCGCGAACTCGACCGCCTGGTAGCGCCCGCCGTTCATGCCGAAACGGCCGATCATGTGCAGCATCATGTCTTTCGCGGTCACGCCCGCGGACAGCTTGCCGTCCCACCACATCTGCAGGGTCTCCGGCACGCGCAGCCAGATCTGGCCGGTGACCAGCACGCCGAGCATCTCGGTGCTGCCCACGCCGAACATGTACGCGCCGAACGCGCCGCCCGTGGGCGAGTGCGAATCGCCGCCCACGCACAGCATGCCGGGACGGATGTGGCCGTGCTGCGGCACCACGACGTGGCAGATGCCCTGGCTGTCGTAGACGTGCGGCAGCTGCTGGTCGCGCGCCCAGTCGCGCGCGATGCGCACGATGCGGCGCGAGTCGTCGTCGCGCTCGGGCACGTAGTGGTCCATCACGAGCACGATGCGCGAGCGGTCCCAGATCTGCGCGCCCAGTTCCTCGAGCATGGGCTTCAGCCGGCGCGGACCCGAAGAGTCGTGGAACATGGCGAGGTCGACGTCGCAGGTCACGATCTCGCCCACCGCCACATGGTCGCGGCCGCTGGCGCGTGCAATGAGCTTCTGCGCCAGCGTGCGGTCTTGCGTGCGCGCGTTCATTCCGGCTTGGCTCCGGAAAACTTCACGACCTTGGCCCAGCGCGTGATCTCGCTCTGCACGAAGGCCGAAAACTGCTCCGGCGAATTGCCGACCGGAATCGCGCCTTCGGTGTCCAGGCGCTGGCGCATGTCGGGCTGCTGCAGCGCGTGGCGCGCCGCTTCGCTGAGCCTGCGGGATACGTCAGCCGGCATGCGCGCGGGGCCGAAGAGGCCGAACCACGCGCTCGACTCGTAGCCCGGCAGGGCTTCGGCGATGGCCGGCACGTCGGGAAACGCGGGCAGGCGCCTGGCGGTGGTGACACCCAGCGCGTTGAGCTTGCCCGCCTGGATGTGCGCCTTGACGTTGCCCACCGCCGCGAACATCAGTTGCACCTGGCCCGCGAGCAGATCCTGCACGGCGGGTGCGGTGCCCTTGTACGGGATGTTCACGATGTCCACGCCGGCCTGCATCTTGAAGGCTTCGCCGGCCATGTGCAGCGACGAACCCACGGCGCCGATCGCGAAGTTGAGCTGGCCCGGCTTCGCCTTGGCGAGCGCGATGAGTTCGCGCACGTCCTTCATCGGCAACGAAGGACTGGCCACCAGGATGGACGGCGAGGTCGCGACGCAGGTAAGCGCAGTGAAGTCCTTCACCGGATCGAAGGGCAGCTTCGGGTAGAGGGTGGCGTTGATGGCGTGGCTGGTGAAGCTCAGCAGCAGGGTCTGCCCGTCGGGCGCGGCCTTGGCCACGGCGTCGGCCGCGATGTTGCCGCCGGCACCGGGCCTGTTTTCCACGATGACGGTGCGGCCCAGCGCGGGGCCCATGCTGACGGCCAGCGAGCGGGCCAGCGTGTCGGTCGAGCCACCCGCGGGCGCGCCGACCAGGATGCGCACGGGAGCGCTGCCGATCTGCGCGCGCGCATGGGTGGCCAGCGTCAACGATGCCAGTGCGGCGGGCGTGATGAGGATGTCACGGCGTTTCATCATTGTTTCCTTGATTTTTCGAAAGCCCGCTCAAAGCCCCAGGTAGGCGCGCCGAAGTTCGTCGCTGCCCAGCAGCGCATCGGGCTTGCCCGAGAAGCGCACGCTGCCGTTCTCCAGCACATAGGCGCGGTCGGCAATCTCGAGCGACTGGCCCACGTTCTGCTCGACCAGCAGCACCGCAAGACCGCCGTCGCGCAGCTCGCGGATCAGCGAGAACATCTCCTCGACCAGCAGAGGGGAGAGGCCGAGCGAGGGTTCGTCGAGGATCAGCAGCACCGGCTCGGCCATGAGCCCGCGTGCAATCGCCAGCATCTGCTGCTCGCCGCCGCTCATGGTGCCCGCGTGTTGCCCCACGCGTTCGCGCAGCCGCGGGAAGATATGGAACATCTTCTCGACATTGGCCGCGCGGCGCTCTCGGGCGCGAGTGAAGGAGCCGAGCTCCAGGTTCTCGAGCACGCTCAGGTTGGGGAAGATCTTGCGGCCCTCGGGCACCTGGATGAGCCCGGCCTTCACCACATCGCGGTAGTGCGCGCCGCTCAGGTCCTTGCCGTCGAAGCGCACGGTGCCGCTCCAGGCCGGGCACAGTCCGCAGACCATCTTGTTGAGTGTCGACTTGCCTGCGCCGTTGCTGCCGAGCAGCGCGACCATCTCGCCGGCGTCGACCCGCAGGTCGACGCCGCGCAGCACCTCCACGCGGCCATAGCCGCCGCGCAGGCCCTGGATGTCCAGCAACGCGCTCATGCCGCGACTCCCGAGGCGGCCTTGCGCAGCCGCGCCGCTGTGCCATGACCCAGATACGCCTCGACGACGCGGTCGTCGGAGGTGACCTGCGCCGGATTGCCCTGGGCAATGAGCTGGCCCTGGGCCAGCACCCACACATGCTCGGCCAGATGCATCACGGCCTGCATCACGTGTTCGATCATCAAAACGGTCACGCCGCTGTCGGCAATGCCGCGCACCACCGGCATCATTTCGGCGATCTCCTGCGGATTGAGGCCGGCCAGCACTTCGTCGAGCAGCAGCAGGCGCGGCCGGGTGGCCAGCGCGCGAGCCAGCTCGAGCCGCTTGCGGCCCGCCACGGTGAGGTCCGAGGCGGGCTTGTCCAGTTGCGGCGCAAGGCCCACGCGCTGCGCAACGGCTTCGGCGGTCTTCAGCGCCTCGCCGCGGTTTCGCACATGCAGATGCGCGCCCACGGCGATGTTCTCGCGCACCGTCTGGGCCGCGAAGGGTTTGACGATCTGGAAGGTGCGCGTCATGCCAAGCGCGGCGTTGCGGTGGGGCTCCTGGCCGGTGATGTCCTGCCCCGCGAAGCGCACCGTGCCGGCGTCAGGCCTCAGGAAGCCCGACATCAGCGCGAACAGCGTGGTCTTGCCGGCGCCGTTCGGGCCGATGAGCGCGCTGAGGCTGCCCTCATGGACCGACAGGCTCACGTTCTGCACCGCCTTCAGCCCGCCGAAGGAACGCGAGACGCCGCTGAGGACGAGCAAGGGCTCAGTCATGGCGGCCTCCCTTCGCATTCCAGAGCTGCCGCACCGACAGCCCCAGGCCGGCGATGCCGCGCGGCAGGAAGATCACGATCAGCACGAGCACCGAGCCGTAGATCACCATGTTGATGCCAGGCAACTCGCCGAACAGGTTACGCGTGAGGTCCGACAACAGGTGCAGCACCGCGGCGCCGAGCACCGGCCCCCACAGCGTGCCCATGCCGCCCACGATGGCCGCGACCAGCGCCTCGACCGAAGTGAGGGAGCCATAGGCGATGCCGGCATCGATGTACTGGAACACCTGCACATAGAAAGCGCCGGCCGCGCCCATGAAGGCGGCAGAAATGCCGATCGCCGCGAGCTTGATGCGAAACGGGTTCACGCCGACGGCGCGCGCCGCGTCTTCGTTGTCGCGCACCGCCTGCAAGTAGGCGCCGAAGCGGCCATTGCGCAGCCACCAGGTGACGAGCAACGCCGCCACGACCATGGCCAGCACCACCCGGAGGTAGCCCGCGCGCGTGGTGAACTGAAGGTTGGACACCGATTCGCGAAGCGGCACCATCAGCCCGACACCGCCACCCGTGAAGTCCACCGACAGCGCGACGATGCGAAACACCTCGGCAAAGGCCAGCGTGACGAGCGCGAAGTACGAGCCCTTCAGGCCGTAGCGAAAGGTGAGCGCGCCGACGAACAGGCCCACCACCGAAGCGCCCGCCACTGCGAGCGGCAGTGCCAGCCAGGCGTTGATGCCGCCTTGCAATTGCGCAATGGCCTGGATGTAGGCGCCCGTGCCGAAGAACAGCGCATGCCCGAAGGAGAACTGCCCGCCGAAGCCGCCGAGGATGTTCCACGCCTGCGCGATGAGCGTGGCGTAGAGCGCCATCATCACGAAGTTGAGCACGACGCCCGACGAAGTGGCGAACGGCACGCAGCCGATGAGCACCGCAAAAAGCGCGATGCCGGCGAGTTGCTTGTGGCCCGCGCTCATGCCTTGGCTCCGAACATGCCTTGCGGGCGGAACAGGACCACGCCGATGAAGATGGCGAAGATGCCGATCTGCCCGAGCGATTCACCAAGATACAGGCCGCCCAGCGATTCGACGACACCCACGAGGAAGCCGCCGATGAGCGCACCGACGAAGCTGCCCATGCCGCCGAGTACGACGATGGTGAAGGCCACGAGCACGAAGCCGCCGCCCACCTGGGGATTGACGTAGTAGGCGGGCAGAAGGAAGCACGCGGCGGCGCCCAGGCAGGCCAGGCCGATGCCGAAGCTCATGGCGTAGACGTGATCGACATCAATGCCCATGAGCTTGGCGCCCTCCTTTTCCTTGGCCACGGCACGGATGGCGCGGCCCAGGTCGGTGCGACCCATGATCCAGAAGAGCACGCCGGACACGACCAGTGCGCCCGCAAAAGCCACCAGCTTGGGCACGGCGATCATGGCCGGGCCGATGGCGACGGTGCTCAGAGAGTAGGCGGTGTCGATGCTGCGGGTGTCCGACTTGAAGAGCAGCAGCGCGAGGTTTTCCATGACGATGGCAATGCCCAGCGTGGCGAGCAGGATGTTCTCGTCCTTGCCGTGGCCCGCCCTGTTGATGACGATGCGTTGCAGTGCATAGCCGAGCGCGAACATGCCCACGATGGCAATGGGCAGTGCCATATAGGGGTCGATGCCCCAGCGTTCCTTCAGGAAGTAAACGGCGTACAGGGCCAGCATCAGGCTCGCGCCGTGAGCGAAATTGATGATGTGCAGGACGCCGTAGATCAGGGTCAGGCCGACCGCTATCAATGCGTACACGGCGCCTGTCGTCAGTCCGTTGAGGACCGACGGCAGGAGGATGTTGATGTCTAGCATGCGGCTGGATCGGTCTTGGCTGCGCGGGAGCCCATGTCAGGCCTTGAGCGGGAAGACGGGATCGACCTCTCGGTAGTCGCGCGGGATGATCACCTTGATGTCGTTCTTCACCACCTGCGTCATCAGCGGTTGCGCACCTTCGTTCTGGCCGTTGACGAACCTGGTGGGGCCGTAGGGCATGATGTGATTCGAGAACGTGCTCTTCTCCAGCGCATCGATGATGGCCGCGCGCTCCGTCGACTTCGCGCGCTCGATGGCATCGGCCAGCAGCCACATCGAGGTGTAGGTCATGAAGACCTCGTAGCTGAAGAACTGGCCCTTGGCTTCCACGCGCTTGCGCAGCTCCTGCGAGCGCTTGTCCTTCGGATTGAACCAGTGGTTGCAGTCGATGATGCCGTTGGCCGCGTCCGGGAATTCCTTCACGAACTTGTAGCTCGACGCGGCGCCGCCCAGCACCGAGAAGATCGCCTTGGGCACCACCTTCTGCTGCTGCATGGTGCGCACCAGCAGCGCGTATTCGTTGTAGTAGTTGGCGGGAATCACGATGTCGGGGTTGACCGACTTCATGCGCAGCACGATGTTGTTGAAGTCGCGCGTGGGGTTGGCGTGCTTGACCACCTCCTTCACCTCGAAGCCGTAGCCCGGGAGTTCACGCGACAGGAGTTGTGCGGTACCCGCGCCGAACAGCGACTCCTCGTGGATGACCATCACGGTCTTGGCCGGACTGCCCGCGGCCTTGTTGAGCACCAGCAGGTTGGCCATGGCCACCTCGGTCGACTTCTTGTAGCCTGGGCCGAAACGGAAGGTGTTTTTCAATCCACGCTCGACGATCTGGTCGGCCACGCCCACGTCGACCACGTGCGGCAGGTTGTACTTGGCGGCCGCCTGCGTGGTGGCCAGGCAGATGGCCGACGCAAAAGCACCCACGATGGCCGAGACACCGGCTTCGTTCATCTTCTCGACCTCGGCCGCGCCGGCCTGCGGCTGCGATTGAGCGTCGCCCAACAGCGCCTCGAGCTTCGCGCCGCCGAGCGACTTGATGCCGCCCGCGGCATTGATGTCCTCGATGGCCATCAGCGCACCCAGGCGGCACTGCTGCCCCGAGTAGGCCAGCGCGCCGGTGACCGGATGCAGCACGCCGACCTTGACGGTCTTGGGCTGCGCGCCGGCCACGAGCGGAAAGGCGACGGCAGTGGCCAGGGCGGCGGACTGCGAGACGAAACTGCGGCGGTTCTGCATGGGGCTTTCCTTCTTCTTCAGTTGAACTGGGCTGACACGTCTTTGCTGACCCACACCTTCGCGTCGATGCTGCCCACGCGGGAGAGCTGCATTTCGTAGGTGTAGCGGTCGGGGCGATAGAGGCCGTGCAGCCATTGCACGGGCCGCTCGTCTTCGTCGTAGATCAGGCGGCGCACCGCGAGCAGCGCGGAGCCGACGGACACATCCAGGTGCTGCGCCAGCACGTTGTCCGCCAGCCGCGCCGAGATGGTCTGGTGCGCACGCCCCACCTTGACGCCGGATTCCTCCAGCAACACGAGGATGGGCTTCTTCGACAGCTCGCGGCGGCCGAAACGGCGCGCGATGGAGTCGGGCACGTAGGTCGTGATGTGCGAGAGCGGCCCTTCCTTGGTGGAGCGCACCCGCACCGCCTTCTGCACCGGGTCGCCGAGCTGCAGCTGCAGCGCCTCGGCCACCTGCGTGGATGCGGTGATGGTGGCCACCTCGATCACCTTCACGGAGGTGTGCAGGCCCATGGTCACCAGGTTCTCGAGCAGGCCGCGCAGATTGGCACGCTCCATGCTCTTGCCTGCGGGACCTTCCCCCGCGCCGGGGGGTGGCAGCGCGCGCGTGCGACGCCCCGGATTGCGCGCGATCAGGCCTTCGGAGGCCAGTTGCTCCAGCGCGCGCCGCACCGTGACGCGCGCCACGTTGAATTGCGCCATCAGCGCCAGTTCACCGGGCAGCCCTTCCGCGAAACGCCCCTCGTGCAACTGCTCACGCAGGACCAGATAGATCTGGTGGTATTTCGGCAAAGGCATTTGCGACATGCCGTTGATGGTTTTGCAGTTTCAATGTTCTGTCAATGGGACATTTAGAAACGCATCGGCACGTTGCCATGCAGCCCTCTGCGCACTCACCGGGACCGAGCTGCATCAGGTCCCGGTGGTCCGTCAATGAAGCTTTGCTGGCGGCTGCACGAAGTCCTCAAGTGTCAGCCCCTTCTCGCGCAGCAGCGCCTCCAGAAGCGGCTGCAGCTTGCCCAGGCTTTCGCTGACGGCTTCCCTGACCGTGTCGACGACCACTTGCGTGCCGCGCTCGATCTCGATGTTCAGGCGATCGCCCGCGCGCTTGTTCTCGAAGACCGTCATGCGGCGGGTTTCGGGAATCAACCAGACCTCAAACCAGCCCTCGGCGCGGCTCGCCTCGGAGACTGTCAGGCTGGCGCCGTTGATGGCGATGTAGCCCTTCGCGAAGACATACTTGCGAAAACCCTCGGGGATGCCGATCCGCAGCACGCGGTTCGTGTCGGAGGTCTGGACCGTCATGATCTC
This region includes:
- a CDS encoding GntR family transcriptional regulator, with amino-acid sequence MPLPKYHQIYLVLREQLHEGRFAEGLPGELALMAQFNVARVTVRRALEQLASEGLIARNPGRRTRALPPPGAGEGPAGKSMERANLRGLLENLVTMGLHTSVKVIEVATITASTQVAEALQLQLGDPVQKAVRVRSTKEGPLSHITTYVPDSIARRFGRRELSKKPILVLLEESGVKVGRAHQTISARLADNVLAQHLDVSVGSALLAVRRLIYDEDERPVQWLHGLYRPDRYTYEMQLSRVGSIDAKVWVSKDVSAQFN
- a CDS encoding tripartite tricarboxylate transporter substrate binding protein yields the protein MKRRDILITPAALASLTLATHARAQIGSAPVRILVGAPAGGSTDTLARSLAVSMGPALGRTVIVENRPGAGGNIAADAVAKAAPDGQTLLLSFTSHAINATLYPKLPFDPVKDFTALTCVATSPSILVASPSLPMKDVRELIALAKAKPGQLNFAIGAVGSSLHMAGEAFKMQAGVDIVNIPYKGTAPAVQDLLAGQVQLMFAAVGNVKAHIQAGKLNALGVTTARRLPAFPDVPAIAEALPGYESSAWFGLFGPARMPADVSRRLSEAARHALQQPDMRQRLDTEGAIPVGNSPEQFSAFVQSEITRWAKVVKFSGAKPE
- a CDS encoding branched-chain amino acid ABC transporter permease, whose amino-acid sequence is MSAGHKQLAGIALFAVLIGCVPFATSSGVVLNFVMMALYATLIAQAWNILGGFGGQFSFGHALFFGTGAYIQAIAQLQGGINAWLALPLAVAGASVVGLFVGALTFRYGLKGSYFALVTLAFAEVFRIVALSVDFTGGGVGLMVPLRESVSNLQFTTRAGYLRVVLAMVVAALLVTWWLRNGRFGAYLQAVRDNEDAARAVGVNPFRIKLAAIGISAAFMGAAGAFYVQVFQYIDAGIAYGSLTSVEALVAAIVGGMGTLWGPVLGAAVLHLLSDLTRNLFGELPGINMVIYGSVLVLIVIFLPRGIAGLGLSVRQLWNAKGGRHD
- a CDS encoding ABC transporter ATP-binding protein; the encoded protein is MTEPLLVLSGVSRSFGGLKAVQNVSLSVHEGSLSALIGPNGAGKTTLFALMSGFLRPDAGTVRFAGQDITGQEPHRNAALGMTRTFQIVKPFAAQTVRENIAVGAHLHVRNRGEALKTAEAVAQRVGLAPQLDKPASDLTVAGRKRLELARALATRPRLLLLDEVLAGLNPQEIAEMMPVVRGIADSGVTVLMIEHVMQAVMHLAEHVWVLAQGQLIAQGNPAQVTSDDRVVEAYLGHGTAARLRKAASGVAA
- a CDS encoding Bug family tripartite tricarboxylate transporter substrate binding protein; this translates as MKLLRCLVSTLLVCLPLAAAAQASDFPSKAIRIVVPFPPGGATDAAARLVAVKMSEHWGQPVLVDNRAGAGGNVGSDLVAKSPADGYTLVMGVTGSHAINASLYSKMPYDPVTDFVAISQVAVVPNVLVVHPSVPVKNLAELVALAKKEPGKLNYASLGNGTAAHLGMEMLKSDAGVDITHVPYKGSAPAVSDLLAGQVQMMVDGLPSALPHIKAGKLRAIALTSLRRAPSLPDLPTISETYPGFYADAWSGLFAPRGTPQPVVDKLSAEVQRILKLPDVREKLVALGAEPVGSTQAEFAAHVKREIEKWAKVVKTSGAKVD
- a CDS encoding ABC transporter substrate-binding protein, whose protein sequence is MQNRRSFVSQSAALATAVAFPLVAGAQPKTVKVGVLHPVTGALAYSGQQCRLGALMAIEDINAAGGIKSLGGAKLEALLGDAQSQPQAGAAEVEKMNEAGVSAIVGAFASAICLATTQAAAKYNLPHVVDVGVADQIVERGLKNTFRFGPGYKKSTEVAMANLLVLNKAAGSPAKTVMVIHEESLFGAGTAQLLSRELPGYGFEVKEVVKHANPTRDFNNIVLRMKSVNPDIVIPANYYNEYALLVRTMQQQKVVPKAIFSVLGGAASSYKFVKEFPDAANGIIDCNHWFNPKDKRSQELRKRVEAKGQFFSYEVFMTYTSMWLLADAIERAKSTERAAIIDALEKSTFSNHIMPYGPTRFVNGQNEGAQPLMTQVVKNDIKVIIPRDYREVDPVFPLKA
- a CDS encoding ABC transporter ATP-binding protein; the encoded protein is MSALLDIQGLRGGYGRVEVLRGVDLRVDAGEMVALLGSNGAGKSTLNKMVCGLCPAWSGTVRFDGKDLSGAHYRDVVKAGLIQVPEGRKIFPNLSVLENLELGSFTRARERRAANVEKMFHIFPRLRERVGQHAGTMSGGEQQMLAIARGLMAEPVLLILDEPSLGLSPLLVEEMFSLIRELRDGGLAVLLVEQNVGQSLEIADRAYVLENGSVRFSGKPDALLGSDELRRAYLGL
- a CDS encoding MmgE/PrpD family protein produces the protein MRTDEDPQRAVLRETVALHAAQPATPEAALQARRLLVDTLGCALAGRHADEVRRLEAALAACEPGDFSFPGGPAMGVQAAAQVLAMAATWDEACEGHALAHGRPGVPLVAALLPLALRRGAGLGEFIEAFVLGYEVGARCGAWLRIRPGMHVDANWPALGVAAGVARLLGLAPEGIVQAIDIAACQLATSLYLPVQQGRTARNTYLGHSASSGLQAAFASAAGIDAPAGALAHYALTHSAASAQPLPDAQTLLLRDAYLKPFAAVRHVHYGATAARRIREQLGRETRGIHRIALKVYDEAIVYCGNRAPHTPIQAQFSLSFGIAAMLRFGDVDPSVYAAPRFDDPELRRLEALVVLETDADLTARKQRGATLSVAHAGGGFEESVGTIAGDAAYPLDRAALTAKFAHYATLDAAHGVVGPKAAHFCDSVLDAPAGTPLGALWQQLAG
- a CDS encoding branched-chain amino acid ABC transporter permease, with protein sequence MLDINILLPSVLNGLTTGAVYALIAVGLTLIYGVLHIINFAHGASLMLALYAVYFLKERWGIDPYMALPIAIVGMFALGYALQRIVINRAGHGKDENILLATLGIAIVMENLALLLFKSDTRSIDTAYSLSTVAIGPAMIAVPKLVAFAGALVVSGVLFWIMGRTDLGRAIRAVAKEKEGAKLMGIDVDHVYAMSFGIGLACLGAAACFLLPAYYVNPQVGGGFVLVAFTIVVLGGMGSFVGALIGGFLVGVVESLGGLYLGESLGQIGIFAIFIGVVLFRPQGMFGAKA
- a CDS encoding 3-isopropylmalate dehydratase, whose protein sequence is MNMLTTTGRPVHRVWRVGADIDTDALAPGHAMKHGVDVIAKHCLEAIRPEFAAQVRPGDVIVAGPNFGIGSSREQAAAVLVQLGVAAVIAPSYSGLYFRNAFNVGLLLLTCAEAETLEEGESITLDTRTPALHTAGARALACEPVPDFLMEMVDAGGLLRLLRQRMAARKEVDAH
- a CDS encoding 3-isopropylmalate dehydratase large subunit codes for the protein MNARTQDRTLAQKLIARASGRDHVAVGEIVTCDVDLAMFHDSSGPRRLKPMLEELGAQIWDRSRIVLVMDHYVPERDDDSRRIVRIARDWARDQQLPHVYDSQGICHVVVPQHGHIRPGMLCVGGDSHSPTGGAFGAYMFGVGSTEMLGVLVTGQIWLRVPETLQMWWDGKLSAGVTAKDMMLHMIGRFGMNGGRYQAVEFAGPAVMALSMQERMTLSNMSAELGAQAGLIAPDATTAAFLAQAGAPPVDMTPWFTDEGADLTRHRFDASALEPHIAAPHSPANSHGVSRYADTPVDVAYIGACTGAKLDDLRAAAQVLRGHKVAAGIRLIVAPASIQDQEQAREEGVLQVLMDAGAELFPTACGACSGYGDPMGDDVTVISTTARNFKGRMGSPTAQVYLGSPYTVAAAALRGRVTDPREVLA